The genomic interval TGCTGCCAGTCCGAGACGCCGGTGTTCGTGCCCCCCTGAACGACGTCGGTCTGCGCCTGAGCTCCATCGGGCCGTAGACCCTCGCTCGATGCCCTGGCGACCCCCGTTTGGCGCTCTCGCGGCCCGTGGGGACGTCCCAAAACCAGCTCATATATTATGACGTAACTCATTGTCATAATTGGATATGGGAGGGGAGATGGGGAAGAGTGAGCTAGCGTCCGACGCTCGCCACGAGCGCATGGACCGAGTCGCTGTGCTGTTCGGTGAGATCACGGCCGCCACCCGTGAGTTCCTGGCGGCTCTCGCGCGGTCGGATCGTCACCGGGACTGGGAGGACGAGGGCTTCGCTTCGTGTGCCGAGTGGCTCGCGTGGCGGATCGGCATCATGCGCGGTACGGCGAACGAGAAGGTCAGGGCCGCTCGGGCGCTCGAGGAGCTGCCACTCATCTCGGAGGCGATGGCCAGGGGAGAGCTGTCGTTCAGCAAAGTGCGGGCGTTGACGCGCGTAGCGACAGCCGACACCGAAACTGAGCTGCTCGCGTTCGCCCGTGCGGGTTCGGCCGCCAACCTGGAGCGTCTGGTGAGGGGGTGGAAGACGCTGAGCCGGTGCGATGAAGCGCAACAGGAACGGATCAGACACAGGAGGAGGTGCTTCTCGGTCTTCCCCGACGAAGATGGGA from Gemmatimonadota bacterium carries:
- a CDS encoding DUF222 domain-containing protein gives rise to the protein MGKSELASDARHERMDRVAVLFGEITAATREFLAALARSDRHRDWEDEGFASCAEWLAWRIGIMRGTANEKVRAARALEELPLISEAMARGELSFSKVRALTRVATADTETELLAFARAGSAANLERLVRGWKTLSRCDEAQQERIRHRRRCFSVFPDEDG